From Bacillus sp. FSL K6-3431, the proteins below share one genomic window:
- a CDS encoding TRAP transporter permease, with the protein MVKVEESPTELMEKADSEFRVKEYVGKFAKVVTGIAVIWSIFQIFSAGAGVFDAMTLRGWHLVFLLVMTFLLYPATKKVKRNVRYPSLIDTICILLSILSIGYLLFNYKNIVLRGGFLLTPDYIFGAIGILIIFEAARRVVGNLAILALIFLLYNFIGPWIPGIFGHSGFSIKRIVDYIFWGSEGVFGIAIGVSATFVFLFILFGAFLNRSGFSQFINDFALTIAGRSPGGPAKVAVIASALMGMINGSAIANVATTGTLTIPLMKKNGYKAHFAAAVEAVASTGGQFAPPIMGAAGFVMAEYLGVPYTTVMIAVIIPAILYYLALIMVVHFEAKRLGLKGLSRENIPKAMEVLKKQGHLSLPLFVLLGLLFTGFTPLYAAVFSIIACVVASWLRKETRMRLKDIILALEEGAKGAVGVAVACAIIGVIIGTVSLTGLGLNFGYSVMNYTNDNIFFAAFLVMLMSIILGMGVPGVAAYVIVATVGTPVLIDLGVAPLAAHMFVLFYACLSNITPPVALASYVAAGIAGTNQHKVSMTAVKLGITGFILPFFFIFEPALLLGEASYTTSIIPGLTATVGVVSLAAGLQGWLLMRASMGQRVLLVIVGLLMIAPDYLTDFIGIGLLIIVFVWQSFIKKKKLDAGLVI; encoded by the coding sequence TTGGTTAAAGTAGAAGAATCGCCCACTGAGTTAATGGAGAAAGCAGATAGCGAATTTCGTGTAAAAGAATATGTCGGAAAATTCGCTAAGGTAGTAACAGGAATTGCTGTAATTTGGTCTATTTTTCAAATATTTTCTGCCGGTGCAGGAGTATTTGACGCAATGACATTAAGGGGTTGGCATTTAGTATTTCTCTTAGTCATGACCTTTCTGTTATACCCTGCAACAAAAAAGGTAAAAAGAAATGTTCGCTATCCATCCCTAATCGATACAATATGTATATTGTTAAGCATCCTATCGATAGGTTACTTATTATTTAATTATAAGAACATTGTCCTTCGGGGCGGATTTTTATTAACACCTGATTACATATTCGGAGCAATAGGAATTTTAATTATTTTCGAAGCAGCTCGGCGTGTCGTTGGAAATCTTGCAATTTTAGCACTAATCTTTCTTTTATATAATTTTATCGGCCCTTGGATCCCTGGTATATTCGGACATAGCGGTTTTAGTATTAAAAGAATAGTAGATTACATTTTTTGGGGTAGTGAAGGTGTATTTGGAATTGCAATTGGGGTTTCTGCCACATTTGTTTTCTTATTTATTTTATTTGGCGCATTTTTAAACAGAAGTGGTTTTAGTCAATTTATTAATGATTTCGCTTTAACAATCGCTGGACGCTCTCCTGGTGGACCGGCTAAAGTTGCGGTCATTGCAAGTGCTTTAATGGGAATGATCAATGGTAGTGCGATAGCGAACGTGGCGACTACAGGTACATTAACGATTCCTTTAATGAAAAAAAACGGCTATAAAGCTCATTTTGCTGCTGCTGTTGAAGCTGTTGCATCTACTGGCGGACAATTCGCACCTCCGATTATGGGTGCAGCAGGATTTGTAATGGCTGAGTATTTAGGTGTACCTTATACAACTGTCATGATCGCGGTCATCATTCCAGCAATACTTTATTATTTAGCTCTAATTATGGTCGTTCATTTTGAAGCGAAACGACTTGGCTTAAAAGGACTTTCTCGAGAGAATATTCCAAAAGCGATGGAAGTATTAAAGAAGCAAGGTCATTTATCTCTTCCATTATTTGTTTTATTGGGGCTTTTATTTACTGGATTTACTCCTTTGTATGCAGCAGTATTTTCCATCATTGCCTGTGTAGTTGCAAGTTGGCTCCGCAAAGAAACAAGGATGCGCTTAAAAGACATTATATTGGCGCTTGAAGAAGGAGCGAAAGGAGCAGTTGGGGTTGCTGTTGCCTGTGCAATAATTGGCGTGATCATCGGTACTGTTTCCTTAACTGGCCTTGGACTAAATTTTGGCTATAGTGTGATGAATTACACGAATGATAATATCTTCTTTGCGGCTTTCCTTGTCATGCTAATGAGTATCATTTTAGGAATGGGCGTTCCCGGCGTTGCAGCCTATGTGATCGTTGCAACCGTTGGAACTCCAGTTTTAATCGATCTCGGGGTTGCACCGCTAGCTGCGCATATGTTTGTTCTTTTTTATGCCTGCTTATCAAATATTACGCCACCAGTAGCACTTGCTTCTTACGTTGCGGCAGGAATCGCTGGGACAAATCAACACAAAGTATCCATGACAGCAGTCAAACTTGGGATCACCGGTTTTATATTACCATTCTTCTTTATATTTGAACCGGCACTGCTACTTGGCGAAGCTAGTTATACAACAAGTATTATTCCTGGGTTAACAGCTACAGTGGGAGTCGTTTCACTGGCAGCTGGCTTACAAGGCTGGCTTCTCATGCGGGCATCAATGGGTCAAAGAGTACTTTTAGTAATTGTCGGATTGCTTATGATTGCACCTGATTACTTAACTGACTTTATAGGAATTGGCTTATTAATTATCGTATTTGTTTGGCAAAGTTTTATAAAAAAGAAAAAACTTGATGCTGGTCTAGTCATTTAA
- a CDS encoding VTC domain-containing protein yields MAIEIFIRREQKYLITRYQYEQILEQISSYMRPVKYGRDGRNTVTSQYFDNQDHQIYYETKNKLKFEQKL; encoded by the coding sequence TTGGCAATAGAAATATTTATTCGTCGGGAACAGAAATATTTAATTACTCGTTATCAATATGAGCAGATACTGGAACAGATATCTTCTTATATGAGGCCAGTCAAATATGGTCGAGACGGTAGGAATACGGTCACAAGTCAATATTTTGATAATCAAGATCATCAAATTTATTATGAGACGAAAAATAAACTCAAGTTTGAACAAAAGCTTTGA
- a CDS encoding histidinol-phosphatase, with the protein MNTHLKFDYHTHHYRCGHARANIKDYIEAAIDIGLDMVGISDHSPYFGREEDQAYPRIAMGKSEFSKYVSEVLQLKEEYNGRIDVLLGVESDFFPEHIHTYRYQYEKYPFDYIIGSVHQVNDISIFDRMRWESLSTQEKVKTKERYYELIAQSAQSGLFQIIGHMDAMKAFYPSFSSIQTAAMEHTLKIIGQFNIAIEINTSGKTKDCGGWYPAEDILEKALYHGVKVTFGSDAHDPERVGDEFESVGKRLKEIGFKDWTYFKEKKMFHSPLSI; encoded by the coding sequence ATGAATACTCACTTAAAGTTTGATTATCATACGCATCATTATCGTTGTGGACATGCAAGAGCAAATATTAAAGATTATATTGAAGCGGCTATTGATATTGGCCTTGATATGGTTGGAATATCTGATCATTCGCCATATTTTGGGAGGGAAGAAGATCAAGCATATCCAAGGATAGCAATGGGGAAAAGTGAATTTTCAAAGTATGTTTCCGAAGTTTTACAACTAAAAGAAGAGTATAATGGAAGAATTGATGTGCTTTTAGGTGTTGAATCAGATTTTTTTCCGGAACATATACATACCTACCGTTATCAATATGAGAAGTATCCATTCGATTATATAATCGGTTCTGTCCATCAGGTTAATGATATTAGTATTTTTGATAGAATGCGTTGGGAAAGCCTATCAACGCAAGAAAAAGTAAAAACGAAAGAAAGGTATTATGAGCTCATTGCCCAATCAGCTCAAAGTGGTTTGTTTCAGATTATCGGACATATGGATGCGATGAAGGCATTTTATCCGTCTTTCTCCTCTATTCAAACGGCTGCAATGGAACACACTTTAAAAATAATTGGTCAGTTTAATATTGCGATCGAAATAAATACGTCTGGTAAAACAAAAGATTGTGGTGGATGGTATCCTGCTGAGGATATTCTTGAAAAGGCTCTTTATCATGGAGTAAAAGTAACTTTTGGATCTGATGCACATGATCCCGAAAGAGTAGGCGATGAATTCGAATCTGTAGGAAAGAGACTGAAGGAAATCGGCTTTAAAGATTGGACTTATTTTAAAGAAAAGAAAATGTTTCATTCTCCATTGAGCATATGA
- a CDS encoding aldose epimerase family protein, whose amino-acid sequence MYKVTQKDDGKYKVYELKDIETNSILKVAPERGGIITGFAVQGEEILFLNKQTFHDETANVRGGIPILFPISGQLENGEYKWEGKKYKMKNHGFARNLPWEVIDTNVDGHASMTIRLGSNDETKAAYPFDFEVIFTYVLKGNTLTIHQEYTNKSNAEMPMYAGFHPYFKSNEKNIAYDTDAKTYLDNDELEVKEVHHRIDLSNKKEAFVLLDARKKEIAFELRDLNKKVSMTYGEEFKYIYIWTEQNQDFICVEPWMAMTNEFNRKDELYIVDPKETVTTEMTISVV is encoded by the coding sequence ATGTATAAAGTAACCCAGAAAGATGATGGAAAATATAAAGTATATGAATTAAAAGATATTGAAACTAATTCCATATTGAAAGTTGCTCCTGAAAGAGGTGGCATCATTACAGGATTTGCTGTACAAGGTGAAGAGATTTTATTTTTAAATAAGCAGACTTTTCATGACGAAACAGCGAATGTTAGAGGAGGAATTCCAATTCTATTCCCGATATCTGGTCAATTGGAGAATGGTGAGTATAAATGGGAAGGTAAGAAATATAAGATGAAAAACCATGGATTTGCTAGAAACTTGCCTTGGGAAGTCATTGATACTAATGTCGATGGACATGCCTCTATGACTATACGTCTGGGAAGTAATGATGAAACGAAAGCAGCTTATCCATTTGATTTTGAAGTAATATTTACATATGTTTTAAAAGGGAATACCCTAACCATTCATCAAGAGTATACAAATAAATCGAATGCTGAAATGCCGATGTATGCCGGCTTTCATCCTTATTTCAAAAGTAATGAGAAAAATATTGCATATGATACAGATGCGAAAACCTATCTTGATAATGATGAGTTGGAGGTTAAAGAAGTCCATCATAGAATAGATTTATCAAATAAAAAAGAAGCGTTCGTATTATTAGATGCAAGGAAAAAAGAAATTGCGTTTGAATTACGAGATTTAAATAAGAAAGTAAGCATGACTTATGGAGAAGAATTCAAATATATATATATATGGACAGAGCAAAATCAAGATTTTATTTGTGTAGAGCCATGGATGGCAATGACAAATGAATTTAATCGAAAAGATGAATTATATATAGTCGATCCAAAAGAAACAGTTACAACAGAAATGACCATTTCGGTTGTTTGA
- a CDS encoding TetR family transcriptional regulator yields the protein MKKDELILQAAIELIKENGFEKTSISSITKKAEVAHGTFYRYFKSKNEIVPAIAELIFEDLLTTAQTRVDPSMHFSEKVECLVSVTLQKTTEYKEMLIFCYSGMALHSSFEKWEEIYSDYYDWVGGLLLDAQIKNEIDLTAYPEAKMLPKMIITSIESITENYLFSISNDETEDNELLKRHIITFLTQALNIKKK from the coding sequence TTGAAGAAAGATGAGTTAATTTTACAAGCAGCAATTGAACTAATTAAAGAAAATGGATTTGAAAAAACCTCCATTTCATCGATTACGAAAAAGGCTGAAGTTGCTCATGGAACATTTTATCGCTATTTCAAAAGCAAAAATGAGATTGTACCAGCGATCGCTGAACTTATATTTGAGGACTTACTAACTACAGCGCAGACGAGGGTCGATCCCTCAATGCACTTTTCTGAAAAAGTAGAGTGCCTTGTATCTGTTACTTTGCAAAAAACAACTGAGTATAAGGAAATGTTGATTTTTTGTTATTCTGGAATGGCGTTACATTCTTCTTTTGAAAAGTGGGAAGAGATCTATAGTGATTATTATGATTGGGTTGGTGGGCTTTTATTAGATGCGCAAATAAAGAATGAAATTGATTTAACCGCATATCCGGAAGCGAAAATGCTCCCGAAAATGATTATTACTTCTATTGAAAGTATTACGGAAAATTACTTATTCTCTATAAGTAATGATGAAACAGAGGATAATGAATTACTTAAGCGACATATCATTACCTTTTTGACACAAGCATTAAATATTAAGAAAAAATAA
- a CDS encoding DMT family transporter gives MGWLLLIIAGFGEIVWASFLKYADSITDWAIIAAMVAGSFILLIRSYKTIPIAVAYTVFVGIGTIGTYFVGIYLGEPYNMKQIIFLFILMTGILGLKLTTEEKEVA, from the coding sequence ATGGGATGGCTATTATTAATCATTGCAGGTTTTGGCGAAATTGTTTGGGCGAGCTTTTTAAAGTATGCAGATAGTATTACAGATTGGGCAATCATTGCAGCGATGGTTGCAGGAAGTTTTATATTACTTATAAGATCGTATAAAACAATTCCGATTGCTGTTGCTTATACCGTGTTTGTTGGTATTGGGACAATTGGCACATACTTTGTTGGGATCTATTTAGGGGAGCCATATAATATGAAGCAAATTATTTTTCTATTCATCCTGATGACTGGGATACTCGGTCTTAAATTAACGACGGAAGAAAAGGAAGTGGCTTAA
- a CDS encoding DMT family transporter codes for MAWILLVIAGIEEVVAVFFMKHIDGFKKKWPLIGMTIGFILTFYCLSVAMQEIPAGVAYGVWAGVGTVGIVLLGRFVFKEKYNMVQWLFLSFVVIGIFGMKMTV; via the coding sequence TTGGCTTGGATATTGTTAGTAATTGCAGGAATTGAAGAAGTTGTAGCTGTATTTTTTATGAAACATATAGATGGATTTAAAAAGAAGTGGCCGTTAATCGGCATGACAATTGGGTTTATACTAACTTTCTATTGCTTGTCTGTGGCGATGCAAGAGATTCCAGCAGGGGTAGCCTATGGTGTATGGGCCGGTGTAGGGACTGTTGGTATTGTTTTATTAGGAAGATTTGTATTTAAAGAGAAATATAACATGGTTCAATGGTTGTTTTTAAGTTTTGTTGTAATAGGTATATTTGGAATGAAAATGACCGTGTGA
- a CDS encoding PAS domain-containing protein: MREIMNSDQMKQALLHESLSMFAKTTKEILILLDSQGKIKYINASLEKELQYHLFELENKSYLDLVHEDDRNKTRELMYAFRNNQFFSPYTNRYYKKDGTCTKLFWRYGNVTKEGWVQVIGRLVEGSTDKLENCITNSDGLNVFFDMTDEAGDICDLQGRVILLNTAFENLYGWKREEIVGKTLPIFPKHLQHELQSVKTELLSGKKIVHFQTFRMKKDGSIFPVTLIASPIIDENGEIIALSAITKDLTELMEKKRMIEKQNEMIAEQEELLLYLSENITEVICLFDITQCKFLYISPSLEPLWGISVEKLYENPKAMMDKIYPEDLKKMKDVFSSTNSSTLEIEYRIKDDNAVEEKWVRTKITPIINKSGYATQSISVSQDITEWKKQDEILKKQDKLGVMGQLAAGIAHEIRNPLTTIKGLTQLRAQESKDTYDGVILKELERIESIVTEFLMLANPHQKLKFENENLNDILVEVIHFMQPEALLNKVKMITILQNTMPNVRCEPKQIKQVLINVIKNAIEAMPAGGTITFTTALLPSGLVAIEIKDEGIGIPKEMIGRLGEPFYSNKERGTGLGLMVSLKIIENHHGTILFDSEDGGGTAVRISLLASNQIK; encoded by the coding sequence ATGAGAGAAATAATGAATTCGGATCAGATGAAGCAAGCCCTGCTACACGAGTCGCTTTCTATGTTTGCGAAAACTACGAAAGAAATATTGATATTATTAGATTCGCAAGGGAAAATCAAATATATAAATGCATCACTAGAAAAAGAGTTGCAATATCATTTATTTGAATTGGAAAATAAGAGCTACCTGGATCTTGTTCACGAAGATGATCGGAATAAAACACGTGAGTTGATGTATGCTTTCCGAAATAATCAATTCTTCTCTCCTTATACAAATAGATATTATAAGAAGGATGGAACATGTACAAAATTGTTTTGGCGCTATGGCAATGTGACGAAGGAAGGCTGGGTTCAAGTGATAGGCCGGCTTGTTGAAGGTAGTACTGATAAACTTGAGAATTGTATTACAAATTCGGATGGACTGAATGTTTTTTTTGACATGACGGATGAGGCGGGAGATATTTGTGATCTGCAAGGGCGTGTCATTTTACTGAACACTGCGTTTGAAAATTTGTATGGATGGAAGAGGGAAGAGATAGTTGGGAAGACCCTACCAATTTTCCCGAAACATCTACAACATGAATTACAAAGTGTAAAAACGGAGTTGTTAAGTGGGAAAAAAATAGTACATTTCCAAACCTTTAGGATGAAGAAAGATGGTTCGATTTTTCCAGTTACACTAATTGCTTCACCGATTATTGATGAAAACGGAGAGATCATCGCTCTGTCTGCTATTACAAAAGACCTTACTGAGTTAATGGAAAAAAAGAGAATGATTGAAAAACAAAATGAAATGATTGCGGAGCAAGAAGAGCTACTTCTTTATTTAAGCGAGAATATTACTGAGGTCATTTGTTTATTTGATATTACTCAATGTAAATTTCTATATATTAGTCCTTCGCTTGAACCACTATGGGGAATATCTGTTGAAAAACTGTATGAAAACCCAAAAGCCATGATGGACAAGATTTATCCGGAGGATTTGAAGAAGATGAAGGATGTTTTTTCATCTACTAATTCAAGCACATTAGAAATTGAATATAGGATCAAGGATGATAATGCGGTAGAAGAAAAATGGGTGAGAACAAAAATAACTCCTATTATTAATAAAAGTGGATATGCAACTCAAAGTATCAGTGTTTCTCAAGATATTACAGAGTGGAAAAAACAAGACGAGATCTTAAAGAAACAAGATAAATTAGGAGTGATGGGGCAATTAGCGGCAGGCATCGCCCACGAAATAAGAAATCCGTTAACAACGATTAAAGGTCTGACACAGCTACGCGCACAGGAATCAAAAGACACTTATGATGGAGTTATCCTCAAGGAACTTGAACGGATTGAGTCAATTGTGACCGAATTTTTAATGCTTGCAAATCCCCATCAAAAATTAAAGTTTGAAAATGAAAATTTGAATGACATTTTAGTAGAAGTTATTCACTTTATGCAACCAGAAGCATTACTGAATAAGGTTAAAATGATAACAATACTGCAAAATACCATGCCAAATGTAAGATGTGAACCAAAACAAATTAAGCAAGTGCTCATTAATGTCATTAAAAATGCAATCGAGGCTATGCCTGCAGGAGGTACCATTACTTTTACTACTGCCTTATTGCCCAGTGGTCTTGTAGCTATTGAAATTAAAGATGAAGGAATAGGCATACCGAAGGAAATGATCGGACGATTGGGAGAACCATTTTACTCAAATAAAGAAAGAGGTACGGGACTTGGGTTAATGGTGAGCTTGAAAATTATTGAAAATCATCACGGAACTATATTGTTTGACAGTGAAGATGGTGGTGGTACAGCAGTAAGGATATCCCTTTTAGCAAGCAATCAAATTAAATAA
- a CDS encoding DNA alkylation repair protein, with protein sequence MDNQDYLELLKKTFTDHRNPENAAPMEKYMKGLYPFLGVKSPERKELSKHFIRNFSFQSEEDVEPIIKKLWEMPEREFQYVAVDVLVKNKKYISEDYLDLLEYIITTKSWWDTIDTIANHLVGALFLTCPYLIDERGEKWLQSENIWLQRTMILFQLKYKDKTDTELLFSIIKRTSHINEFFIQKAIGWSLREYSKTNRNAVIRFIENYELSNLAKREGLKYIYKNKEVYKNYDNI encoded by the coding sequence ATGGACAATCAAGATTATTTGGAATTACTTAAAAAGACATTTACAGATCATCGTAATCCAGAAAATGCCGCTCCGATGGAAAAGTATATGAAAGGGTTATATCCTTTTCTTGGTGTCAAATCACCTGAAAGAAAAGAATTATCCAAGCATTTCATTAGAAATTTCAGTTTTCAATCCGAAGAAGATGTAGAGCCTATCATTAAAAAATTATGGGAAATGCCCGAAAGAGAATTTCAATATGTGGCAGTGGATGTGCTTGTTAAAAATAAAAAGTATATAAGTGAAGATTATCTAGATCTCTTGGAATATATAATTACTACTAAGTCGTGGTGGGACACGATTGATACGATCGCTAATCATTTGGTAGGGGCTCTGTTTTTAACATGTCCATATTTAATAGATGAACGAGGGGAAAAGTGGCTTCAATCTGAAAATATATGGCTGCAGCGCACAATGATTCTTTTTCAATTAAAATACAAAGATAAAACGGATACTGAGTTATTATTTTCTATCATTAAGCGAACCTCCCATATTAATGAGTTTTTTATCCAAAAAGCAATCGGTTGGTCCTTGAGGGAATATTCGAAAACAAACAGGAATGCAGTCATTCGTTTTATTGAAAACTACGAACTATCTAACCTAGCTAAAAGAGAAGGATTGAAATATATATACAAAAATAAGGAAGTATATAAAAATTATGATAATATTTAA
- a CDS encoding HAD hydrolase-like protein — protein sequence MKLLWDLDGTIFDTYPAILNSFCAVHEEALGKAVDRVEALRWLKRTSKEAFAHYGISEDFRDRFKELDHAGAEAGSPPFEGIKTILSTAEVNVIVTHRTRASTNELLEKWGLLKYFVEIVSPDDDGYPRKPDIAAYKYLHEKYELDWAIGDRALDLIPAKAVGMKTCAFQNPDIEADLHIDVYTETLIEMMESIGGK from the coding sequence ATGAAGTTATTATGGGATTTAGATGGGACGATTTTCGATACTTATCCGGCCATACTGAATAGCTTTTGCGCGGTTCATGAAGAGGCACTTGGAAAAGCGGTTGATAGAGTAGAAGCACTACGCTGGCTGAAAAGGACTTCAAAGGAGGCATTCGCCCACTATGGAATTTCCGAGGATTTCCGAGATAGATTTAAAGAATTAGATCATGCTGGCGCTGAAGCGGGGAGTCCGCCATTTGAAGGGATAAAAACCATTTTATCTACTGCGGAAGTGAATGTAATTGTGACACATCGCACAAGGGCATCGACAAATGAATTACTTGAAAAATGGGGTCTGCTCAAATATTTTGTTGAGATAGTTAGCCCAGATGATGATGGATATCCAAGAAAGCCCGATATAGCGGCTTATAAATATTTGCATGAAAAATATGAATTAGATTGGGCGATTGGAGATCGTGCGCTTGATTTAATACCAGCAAAAGCAGTAGGGATGAAAACATGTGCCTTTCAAAATCCTGACATCGAGGCAGATCTTCATATTGATGTATATACAGAAACACTAATTGAAATGATGGAATCAATTGGGGGTAAATGA
- a CDS encoding cysteine hydrolase family protein, whose amino-acid sequence MASKALLNVDYTYDFVAEKGNLTCGKPGQEIEHAIVRLTKEFIEAGDYVVLAIDKHSENDELHPEMKLFPPHNIEGTYGRDLYGSLADLYNQHKNDSNIYYMDKTRYSAFAGTDLEMKLRERGIEEVHICGVCTDICVLHTAIDAYNKGFAIIIHADAVASFNEAGHEWALGHFTNTLGALVLRTGN is encoded by the coding sequence ATGGCAAGTAAAGCCTTATTAAATGTCGATTATACATATGATTTTGTTGCGGAAAAAGGGAATCTCACTTGTGGAAAACCTGGTCAGGAAATTGAACATGCCATTGTTCGTTTGACGAAGGAATTTATTGAAGCGGGAGACTATGTTGTACTGGCGATCGACAAACACAGCGAAAACGATGAATTACATCCGGAAATGAAATTATTTCCTCCACATAATATAGAAGGAACTTATGGTCGAGATCTTTATGGGTCACTCGCTGATTTATACAATCAACATAAAAACGATTCAAACATATATTATATGGATAAAACAAGATATAGTGCTTTTGCAGGAACGGATCTTGAAATGAAACTACGTGAGCGTGGAATAGAAGAAGTTCATATATGTGGAGTTTGCACAGATATTTGCGTATTACACACTGCTATTGACGCATATAACAAAGGCTTTGCAATTATTATTCATGCAGATGCAGTGGCCAGCTTTAATGAAGCTGGACATGAGTGGGCGCTAGGTCATTTTACTAATACACTGGGCGCACTAGTATTAAGAACAGGAAACTAA
- a CDS encoding nicotinate phosphoribosyltransferase: MNHHYDDDSLMLHTDLYQINMAKSYWQDGIHNRKAIFDLYFRKLPFANGYAVFAGLEKVIQYLRDFRFSETDIAYLQNELHYEDDFLEYLRNLKFTGSVRAMKEGEIVFSNEPILEVEAPLAEAQLIETALLNIVNYQTLIATKASRIKQVVGEETALEFGTRRAQEMDAALWGARATFIGGFDATSNVRAGKLFGMPVAGTHAHAMVQAYQDDYTAFKKYAESHHDCVFLVDTYDTLRSGVPAAIKVAKEFGDKIEFKGIRLDSGDMAFLSKGARKLLDEAGFVDTKVFASSDLDEYTILHLKAQGARIDSWGVGTKLITAYDQPALGAVYKLVSIEDEHGEMQDTIKISANADKVTTPGRKKVYRIINRTNDKSEGDYISLWEETPEEESRLKMFHPIHTYISKFVTNFEARNLHHPIFEKGKLVYELPELLEIQAYAKQGLGLLWEEYKRSLNPEEYPVDLSQACWDNKMRNIEVVKDKVKKLKNKTNG, from the coding sequence ATGAACCACCATTATGATGATGATAGTTTAATGCTACATACAGATTTATATCAAATTAATATGGCGAAGTCATACTGGCAAGATGGAATCCATAATAGAAAGGCAATATTTGATCTTTATTTTCGGAAACTCCCTTTTGCTAATGGGTATGCGGTTTTTGCCGGTTTAGAAAAAGTTATTCAGTATCTTCGTGATTTTCGTTTTAGCGAAACAGATATTGCCTATTTACAAAATGAACTTCATTATGAAGATGACTTTCTAGAGTATTTGCGTAATCTAAAGTTTACTGGTTCGGTGCGTGCCATGAAGGAAGGAGAAATTGTTTTTAGTAACGAACCTATACTAGAGGTGGAAGCGCCGCTTGCAGAAGCACAATTAATTGAAACAGCACTGCTTAACATTGTGAACTATCAAACATTAATTGCGACGAAAGCTTCGCGGATTAAACAAGTTGTAGGTGAAGAAACAGCTTTAGAATTTGGAACGAGAAGAGCACAGGAAATGGATGCGGCACTTTGGGGTGCTAGAGCGACTTTTATTGGTGGTTTCGATGCAACAAGTAATGTGCGCGCGGGGAAATTATTCGGCATGCCTGTAGCTGGGACACATGCTCACGCTATGGTTCAAGCATATCAAGATGATTATACAGCATTTAAAAAATATGCCGAAAGTCATCATGATTGCGTATTCCTTGTTGATACCTATGATACTTTGAGATCCGGTGTTCCAGCGGCAATCAAAGTGGCTAAAGAGTTCGGTGATAAAATTGAATTTAAAGGAATTAGACTCGACAGCGGTGATATGGCCTTTTTATCAAAAGGGGCGCGTAAACTACTTGATGAAGCGGGATTTGTTGATACAAAAGTCTTTGCGTCAAGTGATTTGGATGAATATACAATTTTACATCTAAAAGCCCAAGGTGCCAGAATTGACTCTTGGGGTGTTGGAACGAAGCTGATTACAGCCTATGATCAACCCGCTTTAGGTGCAGTGTATAAACTTGTTTCTATCGAGGATGAGCATGGCGAGATGCAAGACACAATTAAGATATCTGCTAATGCTGATAAAGTGACTACACCGGGTCGGAAAAAGGTGTATCGAATCATTAATCGCACAAATGATAAATCAGAAGGTGATTATATTTCATTGTGGGAGGAGACTCCAGAAGAAGAATCCCGATTGAAAATGTTCCATCCAATTCACACATATATTAGTAAGTTTGTGACAAATTTTGAAGCGAGGAATTTACACCATCCCATTTTTGAAAAAGGTAAACTTGTTTATGAATTGCCTGAATTACTAGAGATTCAAGCATATGCGAAGCAAGGTCTCGGTTTACTTTGGGAGGAATATAAAAGGTCACTTAATCCGGAAGAATACCCGGTCGATTTGAGTCAAGCTTGTTGGGATAATAAAATGAGGAATATTGAAGTAGTAAAAGATAAAGTGAAAAAGTTAAAAAATAAAACAAATGGATAG